The Sorangiineae bacterium MSr11367 genome window below encodes:
- a CDS encoding MFS transporter → MKAWFPAIAMMLVSLISYIDRNTLAILSPTILRETHLSVEQYGQIISAFSFAYMIGNPFWGRVLDHVGVRLGMAAAVALWTAASTSHAIAASLFAFGAARAVLGFGEGATFPGGLRTVAQTLPERSRGRGIAVAYSGGSLGAVLTPILITPVALALGWRAAFLCTGAIGVAWLVLWGFVSRAESVRARPPAAATERPRLRDPRLWGFVASYGFGGVPLGFVTYAAPIYLNRALGYDQAALGSVLWIPPLGWEIGYFFWGHYIDRGGARTRERLVPLMALLGVLSLPLAAMPLFKSAAIVLAGLFFAMFVAAGFVVSSLAYGTGTFTTGHAGYIAGLGAGGWSALIAVIMPQLGRLFDRGAYGTAFVVAAVAPPIGAILWWALTRLARLTSIATRPDTSPPSP, encoded by the coding sequence GTGAAAGCGTGGTTTCCCGCCATCGCGATGATGCTGGTGTCCCTCATCAGCTACATCGACCGCAACACGCTGGCGATCCTCTCGCCGACCATCCTGCGCGAGACGCACCTCAGCGTGGAACAGTACGGGCAGATCATCTCCGCGTTCTCGTTCGCGTACATGATTGGCAACCCGTTCTGGGGTCGGGTTCTCGACCACGTGGGCGTGCGGCTTGGTATGGCCGCCGCCGTGGCTCTCTGGACCGCCGCCTCCACCTCGCACGCGATCGCCGCCAGCCTGTTCGCGTTCGGCGCGGCCCGTGCGGTGCTCGGATTCGGCGAGGGTGCCACGTTTCCCGGCGGATTGCGCACCGTCGCGCAAACCTTGCCCGAGCGCTCGCGCGGGCGTGGCATCGCCGTCGCGTACAGCGGTGGCTCGCTCGGTGCCGTGCTCACGCCCATCCTGATCACACCCGTGGCACTGGCCCTCGGCTGGCGCGCGGCCTTTCTCTGCACCGGTGCCATCGGCGTGGCATGGCTCGTTCTCTGGGGCTTCGTGAGCCGTGCCGAAAGCGTGCGCGCGCGCCCGCCGGCGGCTGCGACCGAGCGCCCACGCCTGCGCGATCCGCGGCTCTGGGGCTTCGTCGCGTCGTATGGATTCGGCGGCGTTCCGCTTGGATTCGTCACCTACGCGGCGCCCATCTACTTGAACCGCGCCCTCGGATACGACCAAGCCGCGTTGGGCAGCGTGCTCTGGATCCCGCCGCTCGGCTGGGAGATCGGTTACTTCTTCTGGGGCCACTACATCGATCGCGGCGGCGCCCGCACGCGTGAACGGCTCGTGCCGCTCATGGCGCTGCTCGGGGTGCTCAGCCTCCCTCTTGCGGCGATGCCGCTCTTCAAGAGCGCGGCCATCGTTCTCGCCGGCCTCTTTTTCGCCATGTTCGTCGCCGCCGGCTTCGTCGTCAGCTCGCTCGCCTACGGCACGGGGACCTTCACCACGGGCCACGCCGGCTACATCGCCGGCCTCGGTGCGGGCGGATGGTCCGCGCTCATCGCGGTCATCATGCCGCAGCTCGGCCGGCTCTTCGATCGCGGTGCCTATGGCACAGCGTTCGTCGTCGCCGCCGTGGCGCCGCCCATCGGGGCGATCCTCTGGTGGGCCCTCACCCGTCTCGCCCGTCTCACCAGTATCGCAACGCGTCCCGATACATCCCCTCCAAGTCCGTGA